A DNA window from Impatiens glandulifera chromosome 7, dImpGla2.1, whole genome shotgun sequence contains the following coding sequences:
- the LOC124945799 gene encoding uncharacterized protein LOC124945799, with the protein MMSAASTSVISDPPILVTVSSSSVAVAAGEIEIQFVKCDCCGLTEECTQRYIDRIRERYQGKWICGLCAEAVKDEIVRTERLISTEEALTRHMNFLHKSSGPPLSDPTVHLIEAMRQILRRTLESPRSMPNSPINNNKPRGTTIDRPLLTRSESCMPSLSLDDSSSSSS; encoded by the coding sequence ATGATGTCTGCTGCAAGTACTAGTGTGATAAGCGATCCTCCGATCCTGGTAACCGTTTCCTCGTCGTCCGTGGCCGTGGCCGCCGGTGAAATCGAAATTCAGTTCGTCAAGTGCGATTGCTGTGGATTAACAGAGGAGTGTACTCAGAGATACATAGATCGAATTCGAGAACGATATCAAGGGAAATGGATCTGCGGTCTCTGCGCGGAAGCCGTGAAAGATGAAATCGTGAGAACAGAGAGATTGATAAGCACAGAAGAAGCCTTGACTCGTCATATGAACTTCTTGCACAAGTCCTCCGGTCCTCCTCTTTCAGATCCTACTGTTCATTTAATCGAAGCAATGAGACAGATCCTGCGTCGTACCTTGGAATCTCCTAGATCTATGCCAAACAGTCccattaataataacaaacccAGAGGTACTACTATTGATCGACCTTTACTTACTCGTTCTGAAAGCTGCATGCCTAGTTTATCTTTGGATgattcttcatcatcatcatcataa